Below is a genomic region from Gadus macrocephalus chromosome 14, ASM3116895v1.
ACATGGAGAAGGCCTCTCCGTTAAACACAGCTCCTCTAGTGGGGACATGGAGAAGGACTCTCCGTTAAACACAGCTCCCCTAGTGGGGACATGGAGAAGGACTCTCCGTTAAACACAGCTCCTCTAGTGGGGACATGGAGAAGGACTCTCCGTTAAACACAGCTCCTCTAGTGGGGACATGGAGAAGGACTCTCCGTTAAACACAGCTCCCCTAGTGGGGACATGGAGAAGAACTCTCCGTTAAACACAGCTCCCCTAGTGGGGACATGGAGAAGGCCTCTCCGTTAAACACAGCTTCTCTGGTGGGGGTATGGAGAAGGACGGAAAGATACTGGCAACCAGTTCGTCATGTGTCGATGGAAGTACAGCACATTCGTTCCTTTAGTACGGAAAAGTGAAACATGTTCTCCATCTTATTCATCTCATTCTGTCGTTTTTACCGGTACCCGAGTTTCCACTTGACGACCCTGAGTTGATTCTCTAACATTTCAGAACAAGGAAGAGAAAAGCCCTTCGCGAAGTTGATTGGCTCtagtgaacaaaaaaaaaaaagtgaacatACCTATGATATTTATTTACAGTCAGGGCCTTTTggaagacgcttttatccaaagcgacttacaataagtacattagtcagaagaagaggaacaacaatatatcgctgtcgttaCATTAAGGATATTCAGagaaccaagcactaacaatcactagggttaacccattccccgtacacaacaaagatagttgGGATAAGACGCGACACAATGCTAAggactatttttaagtgccaggacgtaccacacacactaagtacgtaagaggggtgtgaggggggggtcccAACATGTCTCTCATGTCTCCACTCGTCTCTTCCTCTGCAGCATAAAACGTGGAGCTCCACTCTGCGAGGCACGCCCCCCTCCCAGACAGGCTGGAGCTCCACCCTGCGAggcaccccccccgccctcgcACGCAACGGCCTGCAGGGCAGTCAGGGTACCCTGCCCCGCCGGAACTCCCTGGCCGCCCAGCTGAAGTCGGACCTGTTCCCGGTGAGGGACGTCCCCGAGAGCCCGTCGGAGCGCTTCGCCCGGGACTGGTTCTCGGGCCCGGCGGACCCCcaggggctgctgctgccccaGCTGCTGCCCTCCCACCTGGCGCTGTGGCGGCTCTACTTCCTGCGCTGGGTGCCCGAGGCCGTCATCCCCCGCGGCGGCCCCGTCACGGCCGTCCACGCGGTCTCCCAGCTGGCCCACGAGATCGAGACGCTGCAGAGCCAACTGCGGCGCTACAAGGGCCCCACGCCGGGGAGCACGCCCCGGGCCAGCCCCGCCGGGGgcccccccgggaccccccatGCGGAGCCCAGCAGGATGTTCTTCAAGGCCGGCTCGCTGTACGAACCCTCGCCCCCCCCGGAgttcctcagctcctccttTCCCTTCACCCCCGTGGGGAACCTGTGCCGGCCCAACCTCCGCGGAACGCCCATCAGCAAGCTCCTGAACGGGGCCAAGACGTGGCTCTCCACCGAGACCCTGGCCGGCGAGACCGCATGAGGCTTCAGGGCGTCAGGCGCACCTTGAGTTTAGTCTTTTTGTCCGAATCGACTTTACGCATTTAGAATCAGAGTTCGTTTGGGTTGTGGATTCATTGAGCTTGCAAGCTGGACAGTTTTCTGAAAGTTTTCACTCTAAGACCGTGGTTGTATGTTCACCTGAGCTTTAACACGTGTTGGTTCATGGGATTATGTTATAATCTAGAGTGTAAATAATGATCCACCATATAGAGGTGTATGAATTTCTAATTGGACACAAATAATGTCCACCCAGAAACTATTGGCTGAACCGGGATTTCAGTGGAGCTGTACGGATTCGGGACGTCCAACCAATCCCCACGATCGCTCCTGTTTGATATGTAAGCGCATTTCAATGTCGTGGTATGAAAGGTTGTTGGCTTCTGTTGTTGCCGATGAAGTTTGTGCACGtctgcttgtgcgtgtgcttgtgcgtgtccatgtgttctcgtgtgtgcacgtgtgcttgtgcatgtgctcgtgcatgtttgtgtgctcatGTGCATTTGTGCTTGGTGTGCAGGGTTTGACATTCTTTATAGGATTTAGAGATCAGAAGTTCTTATCAATATTGGAATGTAAATACTCTATCTGAATGCCGAGGCCTTAATGTACAGATGAGCGCTTCTTTAATGGAGGGGCTGTAGAGAAAACTATTTTGCAGAAAGGGAAGTAGAAAGTGACTGCTCAGCATTGTAATGTTAGGGCCTAGTTGGATTGAGATTGATTAAGCAGTTTCTTACGGTTTATTTTGCACAAGCAAACTACTTGCTTAAAGAAAGATAAAGGTAGCACATAGTTAAATGTTCAGGGTCTTAATTTTTTGGTTGAAAATCGTTTTTGTATTGAAGTAGAGAAAAGGACCTTTGTTATACTAACTTTAATGCAGATGACACTTTTATTACCGAAAATTAAGCTTTTGGGAGTTGAATCTGTGgtagtaattattatttttttcatagaaTTCTTAGATGGCTTGTGGTGTGCAGGTACTATCTATATGATGTATTTAACTAACAAGTAAATCAAATAATTACCTATGGAAGGTAAAAAGGGATCCTATAGTTTGATGATCAAACCATAAATGGGACCTTTGCATAGGCTGGAAACAGATTgatgtttgattgttttttgcAAACACTTGTGATACATGCAGGATAGATTACTAATGGCTAGTATCCTCTCCCTGTCCACATTACAATAAACTAAAGTCTGTCGCCAGATTATCAATTGATTAACTTTAACTAATCTTAAGTTGTGcttgaattgttttattgtaggcctacttataatAATGGTACTGAGTAACTTTTATGTATTTAGTTTGTATTTTATGAAGAGGTATTTATATACGGTTCTAACTACTAATTATCTTTATTGCACCCTGCTGTGATTGGACGAGGTCTCTGCTGTTATAGGGCAGTTTGATATAAATCAACAGCAAATACACCATTTTGAAGAGGAAGAATCGTGCCTTTTGGGGAATTGGGTCTCTTTCTGTACACATAATAAACAATTCGTCTGTTTGTGGACATCAGATCTGAattgtttaatgcatttttacaaaatgtaaaTTAAGTTAGAGGCCTATTTGAAAATGTAATTAGACTTTTTAGGGTGGAACAACCTGGACAGGGTTTTCTGTGACCTCTAATAAATAACGGTTTGAAATACATCCTCTTGTCATCTTTATCCAGGACATGCTAACAAGCAACTGCATTATTATAAAATAATCCACTGAGGAATAAATAGATCATGTTTGTGTCTCATGTGGGGACTTTCTTGAGCAACACATTTTACTTGTGATGTGGTGGAAACAAAGCCCTTTGATTAAGATTAAGGGGCTTTTTCTTCTTCCCTTTTTTACTTTTAGTCATCAGAACAATAAAACCTCAAACAGGCCCGCGTGTAAGAAAATAGCGTTTCACAGCGATGTCATCACAGGACCAACAGGTAATAACTCTCAGGGATCTCCTTCTTTAATGAAGGCAAAAGGTCAATGTGATATCTTCACTGGTTTAGTCATCTGGTAAGGTGACTAAACCATTGAAGATATCACATTGACCACATCGATGGTAAAAGGAGCAGAACCATGTATGAACGACGATCCGTTTGTCTGGGTTGACCCCTCTTTAAAAGGATCTTTGCTTTAAGGAACATGGTCTTTTGGACGTGAGCAGCATTAAATTGATATGGTTGGACTTCTTAAAAATGGTTAATAAAAATGGATATGGTGTAATCAGGATCCATACAGTTCCATCCGTTCATTCATTAAAATTCGTTAAAACTacaccataaaaaaaaatatataattttttttttattgttcacaATGTAAATGAAAGTGGTGTATCCAAAATAAGATTAAAAGGTTTGATGTCAATCTATCCGGTGGTTTCATTTTAAAAGAGATCAACATCCGGATTAAAGATGTTTAACATCAGTATTAAAGATGATTGACATCATCAGGATTAAAGGTGAATAATGAGGCGGGGATGTGATGCTCTACGTGACGTCACTCTCAGGCGCCTCTGTCACGGCCCTCTGCGACGGCCTCCGCTCCCCATCCCTGATCCGGCCGCggcttcttcttcatcatctccACCCTTCAAATGCAAAGTGTGCTCGCAATGACATCGGGAGGTACGTGAACAACCGTGTCCACAGACGAGGTGTTTCTCAGCTGGTGTCTGTCGGTCTTCTGCTCCGCGAGGACTGAGGTCTGGAGCTGCTAGCGGAGTTAGCGTTAGCTCTGATGCTAACACCTTTAGCTCTGGTAGCTTCCATTGATGCTCACTTTCTCCGTCACACATCAGTTAAATCGGAGGGTTTTCTATGGTTATGTTAACGTGTCCTAAAGAAGTAAGTCCCCGGTCCACGTCCCGGGTGTCTCAGGGGTTGAGACGCGGTTTGTTTTGGCAGTGACGACCTGCTAGTGACTTCACCACATCTCACTGATCATTAGCCCTCATTGGAATACACTGTActgctataataataatactattcaTAATGATAACTAATGGTTTACGTACACACATTGAAGCGTTGTAGTGGACAGGAGGTTTGGGCTGAGGTTAATGTTGAAAAGGAGTAGCCTGCTGTTCACTGGTTGGGATGTTTAACAGCATAGTGATATATAGATACAGATGTGTATAAGATCTATGTCACTAGCATAAATCAAGAATATTATACGAAAAAGAATAATATCTTGTATCATTCAAGGTATCCAACTGCCACCCTCTTCTTCTTATCACGTATTCACTCTGTAGTTATGTGATCTTATagaaatatacatataaattaTTGTAAAACTATCATACAAGTCTGTGTAATAATGTTCTACTTTCATGCCAAGATATCCGTTCTGATCCTGATGTTGGGTTGTACtgcctcactgtgtgtgtcgCTGACCGTCCCTTTGTCTCCAGGCAGGTTTGTGAATGCGGTCGGCCGGGTGATTTCAGAACTGGATCCTGAGGGGCGTCGCTGGCCTGAAGACTCTGTTCCCCGACAGTAGAGCTCCTCCCTCGCCCAGAACACAGCCATGAAGCACGCTCAGGAGCGCAACCAGGAGTGCCTGCCTCCCAAGAAGAGGGATATCCCcgtcagcagcggcggcggtgaGCCCCCAGGGACCagtctaggaggaggagggggaggtgggggaggttgtGGAGGGGATGAGGTGGCCCCCCCCCAGAGCTCCGGTCCCAGCCTCGACGCTCAGGGAGGGGCCAGCTCCGGGGAGTGGCTGCGCGCCCAGACAAGCCTTCACTACGGGATGGAGAGTTCTGAAAACATACCAGCCGTGCCTGTCGACCAGTACAGCATGCTCTACAAAGTGGCCCTCCCCTCCGGCacctactcctcctccagcctccaccCCGTGCTCAGCCATATCTCCCCTGCCTACACGGTGCACTCCCCCCTCATGCAGCATCCAGGGATCCCCTACCCCCCGCTGGGCTACGCCCAGATCCCCCACTCCCAGCTGCAGTTCGTCAGCCCCTCCTACGCCGCCGTGCCGTACGCCGTGCCGCCCGGCTTCGTCCACGGCTCCATCCTCTCGCCCTCGGGCGCCCTCGCCCAGCCCCACGCCGTGTCCCACCTCGTCCCCTACCCCTCCGTCATGCAGGAGGGCGTCGTCTCCCCCCCGTCCCAGCAGCAGGTGGCCGCTCACACTTTTACCAAAGTCGGGGGGTCCGGCGGGATCCCCCTGATGCTGACCTCGGAGCAGGCGGAGCTCAGCGCCCGGGGGGTGCCGGTGTACTACCGGCCCCAGGGCGCGCTGGCGGGGCCGGAGGCGCTGAGGGACGCCCACATGGTGCAGCAGGAGACCCAGGCCAAGATGaacggaggggaggggagggaggacgcGCTCTATAAAGGCAGGAACCCCCGGCTGCTCCAGGTGGCTCCGGGCGGCGTGGCGCTGGACTACGGCCCGGACCGGGGCCTGAAGGACCGCCGGGGGGAGGACCGGCACTCCCCGGGCCAGAGGAGCACGCCCGACAGCGACCTGGAGGTGAGGCGGTAGGACGTCCGGCTTTAAGGGCTCCTCGACGTGTTAGGATGCGTAAAGGTTTATTATCGGCtaaattcatttattatttcaaaTACAATTTTGGAACACAACATTTAAAggagagacatgcacacacggtGACGGTAGGCTCTACAAATCAGTTTATAACCTAGAGTAGAACCTAGAGTGTACATATCTTTCACTTTCTATTACTGAACATTCAACTTTGCTCCCGTTGATAGTTTCTATTCCAGAATTTATCTGGAATCGAAACTAGGCGACGTCAAATAAAGAACTCTGCAAATAGACAAACGACACAAAACGAGTAACCCCACAAGGACTGCAATAGGATGGTGATGGTGTTCATACACTAACACTGAGAcccctccctctcagctccAGCAGGCGGGGGGGCCCTCGTCGGGGCCGGTCCACGGCGGCGGCCGTAAAGAAGTGTCCTTCGCGCCGCTGAACCTCTCCCAGGGCTCCCAGAGGGCCCGCGAGGCTCACGGCGACCCCACGCCGGAGCACTCCGTCAGGGCCGCGGCGTACACGGGCCACGCCGTCAGCTACGGGGACCCCCGCTTCGCcggcctccagcagcagggggcgctgccgGGCCACGCCGTCATCCTGGCCAACGGACAGCCCGTCCTCATCCCCATGGAGTaccagccgcagccgccgccgccgccgccgcagcagcaTCACTACGCGTGCCAGCCCAACGACGTCTCGGTCATCCCTTCCTTCAAACCCTCTGACCCCCCAGCCAGAGTGTGCCTCTCTGAGCGGGCTGTGGTTGAGCTGGCCAcagctcagcagcagcagcagcagctgctgctgcaacagcagctacagcagcagcagcagcagcagcagcagtccgcCCACCACGCCCCCCCAGGGGC
It encodes:
- the atxn1l gene encoding ataxin-1-like; this encodes MKHAQERNQECLPPKKRDIPVSSGGGEPPGTSLGGGGGGGGGCGGDEVAPPQSSGPSLDAQGGASSGEWLRAQTSLHYGMESSENIPAVPVDQYSMLYKVALPSGTYSSSSLHPVLSHISPAYTVHSPLMQHPGIPYPPLGYAQIPHSQLQFVSPSYAAVPYAVPPGFVHGSILSPSGALAQPHAVSHLVPYPSVMQEGVVSPPSQQQVAAHTFTKVGGSGGIPLMLTSEQAELSARGVPVYYRPQGALAGPEALRDAHMVQQETQAKMNGGEGREDALYKGRNPRLLQVAPGGVALDYGPDRGLKDRRGEDRHSPGQRSTPDSDLELQQAGGPSSGPVHGGGRKEVSFAPLNLSQGSQRAREAHGDPTPEHSVRAAAYTGHAVSYGDPRFAGLQQQGALPGHAVILANGQPVLIPMEYQPQPPPPPPQQHHYACQPNDVSVIPSFKPSDPPARVCLSERAVVELATAQQQQQQLLLQQQLQQQQQQQQQSAHHAPPGAAQAPPGPAAATGPGSPSHFMKGAIIQLATGELKRVEDLQTQDFVRSAEVSGGLKIDSSMVVDIRASQQKAGLVALHFTVGEQQSKVTIDVPPEHPFFVFGQGWSSCTPERTAQLYGLACHHLQVGDVCVSITLQQQVQAQPPPPPKQPQQHHHPQLLQQQQQQGLARTPSKASTGPSPQPMGPPAPQQPRLQAQFRIERMYREQDREKEAPGAEGAASSRPSVPPAEHGRSQSSSFHLHTEGPAAQGPPAVLLGAAQAGLSAAQRRWSAPGLQRCVIKGGEGPHAQTRPSFVPQEVKLSIEGRSNAGK